One window of the Staphylococcus equorum genome contains the following:
- a CDS encoding NCS2 family permease, with protein sequence MKKYFKFDKHGTSYKKEILGGLTTFLSMAYILAVNPQVLSLAGVDGVSDDMKMDQGAIFVATALAAFVGSLFMGLIARYPIALAPGMGLNAFFAFTVVLTMGIPWEVGLTGVLFSGLVFAVLTMTGLREIIINAIPFQMKMAVSAGIGLFITFVGLQSSGIIVSNDSTLVTLGQITEGPVLLTIFGIIITVILYAVRVPGAIFIGMMLTSILGMITGLIHTPSGIVGQVPSIEPTFGAAFEAFKDPSQLFTVQFLIVILTFLFIDFFDTAGTLVAVASQAGMMKDNKLPRAGRALFSDSLATIVGSIFGTTTTTTYIESTSGVAVGARTGFASVVTGFCFLLAIFFSPLMEVVTSAVTTPALVVVGVLMASNFAEIDWKKFEVAVPAFVTIIMMPLSYSIATGIACGFIFYPITMLISKRHKEIHPIMYGLMVLFILYFVFVHG encoded by the coding sequence GTGAAAAAGTATTTCAAGTTTGATAAACATGGAACAAGCTATAAGAAAGAGATACTTGGTGGGCTAACGACTTTCTTATCTATGGCATACATTTTAGCTGTTAACCCTCAAGTACTTAGTTTAGCAGGCGTTGATGGCGTGTCTGACGATATGAAAATGGATCAAGGTGCTATTTTCGTTGCCACAGCACTTGCAGCTTTTGTTGGCTCACTATTTATGGGGCTAATCGCACGATATCCGATTGCTTTAGCACCTGGTATGGGCTTAAATGCATTCTTTGCATTTACTGTTGTATTAACTATGGGCATTCCTTGGGAAGTCGGTTTAACTGGAGTACTATTTTCTGGTTTAGTATTTGCAGTCCTCACTATGACGGGGCTACGGGAAATAATCATAAACGCAATTCCTTTCCAGATGAAAATGGCAGTTTCTGCTGGGATCGGGTTATTTATCACCTTTGTAGGGTTACAAAGTTCTGGTATTATTGTTTCCAATGATTCTACGTTAGTTACATTGGGGCAAATTACTGAGGGTCCTGTACTCTTAACTATATTTGGTATTATTATCACTGTTATACTCTATGCGGTTAGAGTGCCAGGAGCAATATTTATTGGTATGATGCTTACGTCTATTCTTGGTATGATTACTGGTCTTATACATACGCCGAGTGGCATTGTAGGTCAAGTTCCAAGTATTGAACCAACTTTCGGTGCAGCTTTTGAAGCCTTTAAAGATCCATCACAATTATTTACTGTTCAATTTCTAATTGTTATCCTAACATTCTTATTCATAGATTTCTTTGACACAGCAGGAACTTTAGTAGCAGTAGCTAGTCAAGCTGGTATGATGAAAGATAACAAACTTCCAAGAGCTGGACGTGCACTTTTCTCAGATTCATTAGCAACAATCGTAGGTTCAATTTTTGGTACCACAACAACGACTACATATATTGAATCAACATCAGGTGTTGCTGTCGGAGCTAGGACAGGATTTGCAAGTGTAGTAACAGGTTTTTGTTTCTTATTAGCGATATTCTTTAGTCCACTTATGGAAGTAGTGACGAGTGCAGTTACTACACCTGCATTAGTTGTAGTTGGTGTCTTAATGGCTTCAAACTTTGCAGAAATAGATTGGAAGAAATTTGAAGTTGCAGTACCGGCTTTTGTTACAATTATTATGATGCCGTTATCATATTCAATTGCGACAGGTATTGCTTGCGGGTTTATATTCTATCCAATTACAATGTTAATCTCTAAAAGACATAAAGAAATACATCCTATTATGTATGGCTTAATGGTATTATTTATTCTCTATTTCGTGTTTGTTCACGGATAA
- the rpsJ gene encoding 30S ribosomal protein S10 encodes MAKQKIRIRLKAYDHRVIDQSAEKIVETAKRSGADVSGPIPLPTERSVYTVIRAVHKYKDSREQFEQRTHKRLIDIVNPTPKTVDALMGLNLPSGVDIEIKL; translated from the coding sequence ATGGCAAAACAAAAAATCAGAATCAGATTAAAAGCTTATGATCACCGCGTAATCGATCAATCAGCAGAAAAAATTGTTGAAACAGCAAAACGTTCTGGTGCAGATGTATCTGGACCAATTCCGTTACCGACTGAAAGATCAGTTTATACTGTAATTCGTGCCGTGCATAAGTACAAAGATTCACGTGAACAGTTCGAACAACGTACACATAAACGTTTAATCGATATTGTTAACCCTACACCAAAAACAGTTGATGCTCTTATGGGCTTAAACTTACCATCTGGCGTAGACATCGAAATCAAATTATAA
- the rplC gene encoding 50S ribosomal protein L3, with product MTKGILGRKIGMTQVFGENGDLIPVTVVEASQNVVLQKKSEEIDGYNAIQVGYEDKRAYKKGSKTSKYANKPAEGHAKKAGTAPKRFIREFKNVNVDEYEVGQEVSVNTFEAGDVIDVTGVSKGKGFQGAIKRHNQARGPMSHGSHFHRSPGSIGMASDASKVFKGQKMPGRMGGDTVTVQNLEVVQVDTENNVILVKGNVPGPKKGFLEITSSIKGNK from the coding sequence ATGACCAAAGGAATCTTAGGAAGAAAAATCGGGATGACACAAGTTTTCGGAGAAAACGGTGATTTAATCCCAGTAACAGTAGTAGAAGCAAGCCAAAACGTTGTATTACAAAAGAAATCTGAAGAGATTGATGGTTACAACGCAATACAAGTAGGCTACGAAGATAAACGAGCTTATAAAAAAGGTAGCAAAACGAGCAAATATGCTAACAAACCAGCTGAAGGCCATGCTAAAAAAGCAGGCACAGCACCTAAGCGCTTCATTCGTGAATTCAAAAACGTAAATGTTGATGAATACGAAGTAGGTCAAGAAGTCTCAGTTAATACATTTGAAGCTGGAGACGTAATTGATGTAACAGGCGTATCTAAAGGTAAAGGTTTCCAAGGTGCCATTAAACGTCATAATCAAGCACGTGGTCCAATGTCACATGGTTCTCATTTCCATAGATCACCTGGTTCAATAGGTATGGCATCAGATGCTTCAAAAGTCTTTAAAGGACAAAAAATGCCTGGACGTATGGGTGGAGACACAGTAACAGTTCAAAACTTAGAAGTAGTTCAAGTTGATACTGAAAACAATGTAATTTTAGTTAAAGGTAATGTACCTGGACCTAAAAAAGGTTTCTTAGAAATCACTTCATCAATCAAAGGTAATAAATAA
- the rplD gene encoding 50S ribosomal protein L4 produces the protein MANYDVLKVDGTKSGSVELNDAVFAIEPNNSVLFEAINLQRASLRQGTHAVKNRSAVRGGGAKPWRQKGTGRARQGTIRAPQWRGGGIVFGPTPRSYSYKMPKKMRRLALRSALSYKVQEKGLTVVDTLNLEAPKTKEFKAVLSNLEQPKKVLVVTESEDVNVALSARNIPGVQVTTAQGLNVLDITSADSVVITESAAKKVEEVLG, from the coding sequence ATGGCAAATTATGATGTATTAAAAGTAGATGGAACTAAATCAGGTTCAGTTGAATTAAACGATGCAGTATTTGCAATCGAACCAAACAATAGTGTTCTTTTTGAAGCAATTAATTTACAACGTGCTTCATTACGCCAAGGTACACACGCTGTTAAGAACCGTTCAGCAGTACGAGGCGGCGGAGCTAAACCATGGAGACAAAAAGGTACAGGACGTGCGCGTCAAGGTACAATCCGTGCTCCACAATGGCGTGGTGGTGGTATCGTATTCGGACCAACACCAAGAAGCTACTCATACAAAATGCCTAAGAAAATGCGTCGTTTAGCATTACGCTCAGCATTATCTTATAAAGTACAAGAAAAAGGTTTAACTGTTGTTGATACATTAAACTTAGAAGCTCCAAAAACTAAAGAGTTCAAAGCTGTACTTTCAAATTTAGAACAACCTAAAAAAGTATTAGTAGTTACTGAATCAGAAGATGTAAACGTAGCATTATCTGCTCGTAACATTCCTGGTGTACAAGTTACTACAGCTCAAGGTTTAAATGTTCTAGATATCACAAGCGCTGACAGTGTAGTAATTACAGAATCAGCTGCTAAAAAAGTTGAGGAGGTGCTAGGATAA
- the rplW gene encoding 50S ribosomal protein L23 encodes MEARDVLKRPVITEKSSVAMAEDKYTFDVDTRANKTQVKIAVEEIFDVKVANVNIINYKPKKKRMGRYQGYTNKRRVAIVKLKEGSIDLFN; translated from the coding sequence ATGGAAGCAAGAGACGTTCTTAAGCGCCCCGTAATCACTGAAAAATCATCTGTCGCTATGGCAGAAGACAAATACACATTCGACGTTGATACTCGTGCTAATAAAACACAAGTTAAAATCGCTGTTGAAGAAATCTTTGACGTAAAAGTTGCAAATGTAAACATCATCAACTACAAACCAAAGAAAAAACGTATGGGCCGTTACCAAGGCTATACAAACAAAAGACGCGTAGCAATTGTAAAATTAAAAGAAGGATCAATCGATCTATTCAACTAA
- the rplB gene encoding 50S ribosomal protein L2, translating to MALKKYKPITNGRRNMTGYDFSEITETTPEKSLLQPLPKRAGRNNQGKLTVRHRGGGHKRQYRVIDFKRNKDGINAKVDSIQYDPNRSANIALLVYADGEKRYIIAPKNLKVGQVLENGENADIKLGNALPLINIPVGTVVHNIELKPGKGGQIARSAGASAQVLGKEGKYVLIRLRSGEVRMILSTCRATIGQVGNIQHELVNVGKAGRSRWKGKRPTVRGSVMNPNDHPHGGGEGRAPIGMPSPMSPWGKPTLGKKTRRGKKSSDKLIVRGRKKKK from the coding sequence ATGGCTCTAAAAAAATATAAGCCAATTACTAATGGTCGTCGTAATATGACTGGTTATGATTTCTCAGAAATCACTGAAACAACTCCAGAAAAATCATTATTACAACCGCTACCGAAAAGAGCGGGACGAAATAACCAAGGTAAATTGACAGTTCGCCATCGCGGTGGAGGACATAAACGTCAATACCGTGTTATTGATTTCAAACGTAATAAAGACGGCATCAACGCTAAAGTTGATTCAATACAATATGATCCAAACCGTTCAGCAAACATTGCATTATTAGTTTATGCTGATGGTGAAAAACGCTATATCATCGCTCCAAAAAACCTTAAAGTAGGTCAAGTATTGGAAAACGGTGAAAATGCAGATATCAAATTAGGTAATGCATTACCATTAATTAACATCCCAGTAGGTACAGTAGTACACAACATCGAGTTGAAACCTGGTAAAGGTGGGCAAATCGCTCGTTCAGCTGGTGCTAGTGCACAAGTACTTGGTAAAGAAGGTAAATATGTTTTAATCAGATTAAGATCTGGTGAAGTACGTATGATTCTTTCAACTTGCCGTGCTACTATTGGTCAAGTTGGTAACATCCAACATGAACTTGTTAACGTTGGTAAAGCAGGACGTTCTAGATGGAAAGGCAAACGCCCAACAGTTCGTGGTTCTGTAATGAACCCTAACGATCACCCACACGGTGGTGGTGAAGGACGTGCACCTATCGGTATGCCATCTCCAATGTCACCTTGGGGTAAACCTACGCTTGGTAAGAAAACTCGTCGTGGTAAAAAATCTTCAGACAAACTTATCGTTCGTGGACGTAAGAAGAAAAAATAA
- the rpsS gene encoding 30S ribosomal protein S19, whose amino-acid sequence MARSIKKGPFADDHLKKKVEAQSGSEKKQVIKTWSRRSTIFPDFIGHTFAVYDGRKHVPVFVTEDMVGHKLGEFAPTRTFKGHAADDKKTRR is encoded by the coding sequence ATGGCTCGTAGTATTAAAAAAGGACCTTTTGCTGACGATCATCTAAAGAAAAAAGTTGAGGCTCAAAGCGGAAGCGAGAAAAAACAAGTAATCAAAACTTGGTCACGTCGTTCAACTATTTTCCCTGATTTTATCGGACATACATTCGCAGTATATGATGGACGTAAACACGTACCTGTATTCGTAACTGAAGATATGGTTGGTCATAAATTAGGAGAATTCGCACCAACACGTACTTTTAAAGGTCATGCAGCAGATGACAAAAAAACTAGAAGATAA
- the rplV gene encoding 50S ribosomal protein L22, which produces MEAKAVAKTIRIAPRKVRLVLDLIRGKSAGEAIAILKLKNKASSPVVEKLLMSALANAEHNYDMNTDELIVKEAYANEGPTLKRFRPRAQGRASAINKRTSHITIVVSDGKEEAKEA; this is translated from the coding sequence ATGGAAGCAAAAGCGGTTGCTAAAACAATAAGAATCGCACCTCGTAAAGTTAGATTAGTATTAGATCTAATTAGAGGCAAGAGCGCTGGTGAAGCTATAGCGATTTTAAAATTAAAAAACAAAGCTTCATCACCAGTAGTTGAAAAATTATTAATGTCCGCTTTAGCAAATGCTGAACATAACTATGACATGAACACTGATGAGTTAATAGTTAAAGAAGCTTATGCTAATGAAGGACCAACATTAAAACGTTTCCGTCCACGTGCACAAGGCCGTGCAAGTGCGATCAACAAACGTACAAGCCACATTACAATCGTCGTAAGTGACGGTAAAGAAGAAGCTAAAGAAGCTTAA
- the rpsC gene encoding 30S ribosomal protein S3, which yields MGQKINPIGLRVGIIRDWEAKWYAEKDFASLLHEDLKIRKYIDNALKEASVSQVEIERAANRINIAIHTGKPGMVIGKGGSEIEKLRNKLNSLTSKKVHINVIEIKKIDLDAKLVAENIAVQLENRASFRRVQKQAITRAMKNGAKGIKTQVSGRLGGADIARIEQYSEGTVPLHTLRADISYAHAEADTTYGKLGVKVWIYRGEVLPATKNTSEGGK from the coding sequence GTGGGTCAAAAAATTAATCCAATCGGACTTCGTGTTGGTATCATCCGTGATTGGGAAGCTAAATGGTATGCAGAAAAAGACTTCGCATCATTATTACACGAAGATTTAAAAATCCGTAAGTATATTGATAACGCATTAAAAGAAGCATCAGTTTCTCAAGTTGAAATTGAGCGTGCTGCTAACCGTATCAACATCGCTATTCATACTGGTAAACCAGGTATGGTAATCGGTAAAGGCGGTTCAGAAATTGAAAAATTACGTAATAAATTGAACTCATTAACAAGCAAAAAAGTTCATATCAATGTTATTGAAATCAAGAAAATTGATTTAGATGCTAAACTTGTTGCTGAAAATATTGCAGTACAATTAGAAAATCGTGCATCGTTCCGTCGTGTACAAAAACAAGCTATTACTAGAGCTATGAAAAATGGCGCTAAAGGTATCAAAACACAAGTTTCAGGTCGTTTAGGCGGAGCTGACATCGCTCGTATTGAGCAATATTCAGAAGGAACTGTTCCACTTCATACACTACGTGCCGACATTAGTTACGCACATGCAGAAGCTGACACTACTTACGGTAAATTAGGTGTCAAAGTATGGATTTATCGTGGAGAAGTTCTTCCTGCTACTAAGAACACTAGTGAAGGAGGAAAATAA